Proteins from a single region of Symphalangus syndactylus isolate Jambi chromosome 12, NHGRI_mSymSyn1-v2.1_pri, whole genome shotgun sequence:
- the CYB561D1 gene encoding probable transmembrane reductase CYB561D1 isoform X8: MQTLEFCLCMAEAILLFSPEHSPFFFCSRKARIRLHWAGQTLAILSAALGLGFIISSRTRSELPHLVSWHSWLGALTLLATGVQALCGLCLLCPRAARVSMVARLKLYHLTCGLVVYLMATVTVLLGMYSVWFQAQIKGVAWYLCLALPVYPALVIMHQISRSYLPRKKMEM, encoded by the exons ATGCAGACCCTGGAG TTCTGCCTCTGCATGGCTGAAGCCATCCTACTCTTCTCACCTGAACACTCCCCGTTCTTCTTCTGCTCCCGAAAAGCACGGATCCGGCTCCACTGGGCAGGGCAGACCCTAGCCATCCTCTCTGCAGCTCTGGGCCTGGGCTTCATCATCTCCAGCAGGACCCGCAGTGAGCTGCCTCATCTGGTGTCCTGGCACAGCTGGTTAGGAGCCCTGACACTGCTGGCCACTGGTGTCCAGGCACTGTGTGGGCTCTGCCTCCTTTGTCCCCGGGCAGCCAGGGTCTCAATGGTGGCTCGCCTCAAGCTCTACCATCTGACATGTGGACTGGTGGTCTACCTGATGGCTACAGTAACGGTGCTTCTGGGCATGTACTCAGTATGGTTCCAGGCCCAGATCAAAGGTGTGGCCTGGTACCTGTGCCTGGCACTGCCCGTCTATCCAGCTCTGGTGATCATGCACCAGATCTCCAGATCCTACTTGCcgaggaagaaaatggaaatgtga
- the AMIGO1 gene encoding amphoterin-induced protein 1 has translation MHPHRDPRGLWLLLPSLSLLLFEVARAGRAVVSCPAACLCASNILSCSKQQLPNVPHSLPSYTALLDLSHNNLSRLRAEWTPTRLTQLHSLLLSHNHLNFISSEAFSPVPNLRYLDLSSNQLRTLDEFLFSDLQVLEVLLLYNNHIMAVDRCAFDDMAQLQKLYLSQNQISRFPLELVKEGAKLPKLTLLDLSSNKLKNLPLPDLQKLPAWIKNGLYLHNNPLNCDCELYQLFSHWQYRQLSSVMDFQEDLYCMNSKKLHNVFNLSFLNCGEYKERAWEAHLGDTLIIKCDTKQQGMTKVWVTPSNERVLDEVTNGTVSVSKDGSLLFQQVQVEDGGVYTCYAMGETFNETLSVELKVHNFTLHGHHDTLNTAYTTLVGCILSVVLVLIYLYLTPCRCWCRGVEKPSSHQGDSLSSSMLSTTPNHDPMAGGDKDDGFDRRVAFLEPAGPGQGQNGKLKPGNTLPVPEATGKGQRRMSDPESVSSVFSDTPIVV, from the coding sequence ATGCACCCCCACCGTGACCCGAGAGGCCTCTGGCTCCTGCTGCCGTCCTTGTCCCTGCTGCTTTTTGAGGTGGCCAGAGCTGGCCGAGCCGTGGTTAGCTGTCCTGCCGCCTGCTTGTGCGCCAGCAACATCCTCAGCTGCTCCAAGCAGCAGCTGCCCAATGTGCCCCATTCCTTGCCCAGTTACACAGCACTACTGGACCTCAGCCACAACAACCTGAGCCGCCTGCGGGCCGAGTGGACCCCCACGCGCCTGACCCAACTGCACTCTCTGCTGCTGAGCCACAACCACCTGAACTTCATCTCCTCTGAGGCCTTTTCCCCGGTACCCAACCTGCGCTACCTGGACCTCTCCTCCAACCAGCTGCGTACGCTGGATGAGTTCCTGTTCAGTGACCTGCAAGTACTGGAGGTGCTGCTGCTCTACAATAACCACATCATGGCAGTGGACCGGTGCGCCTTCGACGACATGGCCCAGCTGCAGAAACTCTACTTGAGCCAGAACCAGATCTCTCGCTTCCCTCTGGAACTGGTCAAGGAAGGAGCCAAGCTACCCAAACTAACGCTCCTGGATCTCTCTTCTAACAAGCTGAAGAACTTGCCACTGCCTGACCTGCAGAAGCTGCCGGCCTGGATCAAGAATGGGCTGTACCTACATAATAACCCCCTGAACTGCGACTGTGAGCTCTACCAGCTTTTTTCACACTGGCAGTATCGGCAGCTGAGCTCCGTGATGGACTTTCAAGAGGATCTGTATTGCATGAACTCCAAGAAGCTGCACAATGTCTTCAACCTGAGTTTCCTCAACTGTGGCGAGTACAAGGAGCGTGCCTGGGAGGCCCACCTGGGTGACACCTTGATCATCAAGTGTGACACCAAGCAGCAAGGGATGACCAAGGTGTGGGTGACACCAAGTAATGAACGGGTGCTAGATGAGGTGACCAATGGCACAGTGAGTGTGTCTAAGGATGGCAGTCTTCTTTTCCAGCAGGTGCAGGTTGAGGATGGTGGTGTGTATACCTGCTATGCCATGGGAGAGACTTTCAATGAGACACTGTCTGTGGAATTGAAAGTGCACAATTTCACCTTGCACGGACACCATGACACCCTCAACACAGCCTATACCACCCTAGTGGGCTGTATCCTTAGTGTGGTCCTGGTCCTCATATACCTATACCTTACCCCTTGCCGCTGCTGGTGCCGGGGTGTAGAGAAGCCTTCCAGCCATCAAGGAGACAGCCTCAGCTCTTCCATGCTTAGTACCACACCCAACCATGATCCTATGGCTGGTGGGGACAAAGATGATGGTTTTGATCGGCGGGTGGCTTTCCTGGAACCTGCTGGACCTGGGCAGGGTCAAAACGGCAAGCTCAAGCCAGGCAACACCCTGCCAGTGCCTGAGGCCACAGGCAAGGGCCAACGGAGGATGTCGGATCCAGAATCAGTCAGCTCGGTCTTCTCTGATACGCCCATTGTGGTGTGA
- the CYB561D1 gene encoding probable transmembrane reductase CYB561D1 isoform X7: MRAPPFSQASKPDMRLTGSLLYSQFCLCMAEAILLFSPEHSPFFFCSRKARIRLHWAGQTLAILSAALGLGFIISSRTRSELPHLVSWHSWLGALTLLATGVQALCGLCLLCPRAARVSMVARLKLYHLTCGLVVYLMATVTVLLGMYSVWFQAQIKGVAWYLCLALPVYPALVIMHQISRSYLPRKKMEM, encoded by the coding sequence ATGAGAGCACCTCCTTTTTCTCAGGCCTCCAAGCCAGACATGAGGCTTACTGGCTCTCTCCTATATTCACAGTTCTGCCTCTGCATGGCTGAAGCCATCCTACTCTTCTCACCTGAACACTCCCCGTTCTTCTTCTGCTCCCGAAAAGCACGGATCCGGCTCCACTGGGCAGGGCAGACCCTAGCCATCCTCTCTGCAGCTCTGGGCCTGGGCTTCATCATCTCCAGCAGGACCCGCAGTGAGCTGCCTCATCTGGTGTCCTGGCACAGCTGGTTAGGAGCCCTGACACTGCTGGCCACTGGTGTCCAGGCACTGTGTGGGCTCTGCCTCCTTTGTCCCCGGGCAGCCAGGGTCTCAATGGTGGCTCGCCTCAAGCTCTACCATCTGACATGTGGACTGGTGGTCTACCTGATGGCTACAGTAACGGTGCTTCTGGGCATGTACTCAGTATGGTTCCAGGCCCAGATCAAAGGTGTGGCCTGGTACCTGTGCCTGGCACTGCCCGTCTATCCAGCTCTGGTGATCATGCACCAGATCTCCAGATCCTACTTGCcgaggaagaaaatggaaatgtga
- the CYB561D1 gene encoding probable transmembrane reductase CYB561D1 isoform X6, translated as MQTLEVGLVPAPAGEPRLTRWLRRGSGILAHLVALGFSIFLTALSRPGTSLFSWHPVFMALAFCLCMAEAILLFSPEHSPFFFCSRKARIRLHWAGQTLAILSAALGLGFIISSRTRSELPHLVSWHSWLGALTLLATGVQALCGLCLLCPRAARVSMVARLKLYHLTCGLVVYLMATVTVLLGMYSVWFQAQIKGVAWYLCLALPVYPALVIMHQISRSYLPRKKMEM; from the exons ATGCAGACCCTGGAGGTAGGTCTGGTTCCCGCTCCAGCTGGGGAGCCGAGACTGACCCGCTGGCTGCGGAGAGGCAGTGGGATCTTGGCGCACCTGGTAGCTTTGGGCTTCAGCATCTTTCTGACAGCGCTGTCCCGGCCAGGAACCA GTCTTTTCTCCTGGCACCCTGTATTCATGGCCTTGGCG TTCTGCCTCTGCATGGCTGAAGCCATCCTACTCTTCTCACCTGAACACTCCCCGTTCTTCTTCTGCTCCCGAAAAGCACGGATCCGGCTCCACTGGGCAGGGCAGACCCTAGCCATCCTCTCTGCAGCTCTGGGCCTGGGCTTCATCATCTCCAGCAGGACCCGCAGTGAGCTGCCTCATCTGGTGTCCTGGCACAGCTGGTTAGGAGCCCTGACACTGCTGGCCACTGGTGTCCAGGCACTGTGTGGGCTCTGCCTCCTTTGTCCCCGGGCAGCCAGGGTCTCAATGGTGGCTCGCCTCAAGCTCTACCATCTGACATGTGGACTGGTGGTCTACCTGATGGCTACAGTAACGGTGCTTCTGGGCATGTACTCAGTATGGTTCCAGGCCCAGATCAAAGGTGTGGCCTGGTACCTGTGCCTGGCACTGCCCGTCTATCCAGCTCTGGTGATCATGCACCAGATCTCCAGATCCTACTTGCcgaggaagaaaatggaaatgtga
- the CYB561D1 gene encoding probable transmembrane reductase CYB561D1 isoform X11 encodes MQTLEVGLVPAPAGEPRLTRWLRRGSGILAHLVALGFSIFLTALSRPGTKTGPLMEDRSEGGRARWVMPEIPALWEADAGGSLEVFSPGTLYSWPWRMYESTSFFSGLQARHEAYWLSPIFTVLPLHG; translated from the exons ATGCAGACCCTGGAGGTAGGTCTGGTTCCCGCTCCAGCTGGGGAGCCGAGACTGACCCGCTGGCTGCGGAGAGGCAGTGGGATCTTGGCGCACCTGGTAGCTTTGGGCTTCAGCATCTTTCTGACAGCGCTGTCCCGGCCAGGAACCA AAACAGGTCCCCTGATGGAGGATAGAAgtgaaggaggccgggcgcggtgggtcatgcctgaaatcccagcactttgggaggccgacgcgggtggatcacttgag GTCTTTTCTCCTGGCACCCTGTATTCATGGCCTTGGCG GATGTATGAGAGCACCTCCTTTTTCTCAGGCCTCCAAGCCAGACATGAGGCTTACTGGCTCTCTCCTATATTCACAGTTCTGCCTCTGCATGGCTGA
- the CYB561D1 gene encoding probable transmembrane reductase CYB561D1 isoform X5, giving the protein MEDRSEGGRARWVMPEIPALWEADAGGSLEVRSSRPAWPTWSFLLAPCIHGLGGCMRAPPFSQASKPDMRLTGSLLYSQFCLCMAEAILLFSPEHSPFFFCSRKARIRLHWAGQTLAILSAALGLGFIISSRTRSELPHLVSWHSWLGALTLLATGVQALCGLCLLCPRAARVSMVARLKLYHLTCGLVVYLMATVTVLLGMYSVWFQAQIKGVAWYLCLALPVYPALVIMHQISRSYLPRKKMEM; this is encoded by the exons ATGGAGGATAGAAgtgaaggaggccgggcgcggtgggtcatgcctgaaatcccagcactttgggaggccgacgcgggtggatcacttgaggtcaggagttcgagaccagcctggccaacatg GTCTTTTCTCCTGGCACCCTGTATTCATGGCCTTGGCG GATGTATGAGAGCACCTCCTTTTTCTCAGGCCTCCAAGCCAGACATGAGGCTTACTGGCTCTCTCCTATATTCACAGTTCTGCCTCTGCATGGCTGAAGCCATCCTACTCTTCTCACCTGAACACTCCCCGTTCTTCTTCTGCTCCCGAAAAGCACGGATCCGGCTCCACTGGGCAGGGCAGACCCTAGCCATCCTCTCTGCAGCTCTGGGCCTGGGCTTCATCATCTCCAGCAGGACCCGCAGTGAGCTGCCTCATCTGGTGTCCTGGCACAGCTGGTTAGGAGCCCTGACACTGCTGGCCACTGGTGTCCAGGCACTGTGTGGGCTCTGCCTCCTTTGTCCCCGGGCAGCCAGGGTCTCAATGGTGGCTCGCCTCAAGCTCTACCATCTGACATGTGGACTGGTGGTCTACCTGATGGCTACAGTAACGGTGCTTCTGGGCATGTACTCAGTATGGTTCCAGGCCCAGATCAAAGGTGTGGCCTGGTACCTGTGCCTGGCACTGCCCGTCTATCCAGCTCTGGTGATCATGCACCAGATCTCCAGATCCTACTTGCcgaggaagaaaatggaaatgtga
- the CYB561D1 gene encoding probable transmembrane reductase CYB561D1 isoform X9 — translation MALAFCLCMAEAILLFSPEHSPFFFCSRKARIRLHWAGQTLAILSAALGLGFIISSRTRSELPHLVSWHSWLGALTLLATGVQALCGLCLLCPRAARVSMVARLKLYHLTCGLVVYLMATVTVLLGMYSVWFQAQIKGVAWYLCLALPVYPALVIMHQISRSYLPRKKMEM, via the exons ATGGCCTTGGCG TTCTGCCTCTGCATGGCTGAAGCCATCCTACTCTTCTCACCTGAACACTCCCCGTTCTTCTTCTGCTCCCGAAAAGCACGGATCCGGCTCCACTGGGCAGGGCAGACCCTAGCCATCCTCTCTGCAGCTCTGGGCCTGGGCTTCATCATCTCCAGCAGGACCCGCAGTGAGCTGCCTCATCTGGTGTCCTGGCACAGCTGGTTAGGAGCCCTGACACTGCTGGCCACTGGTGTCCAGGCACTGTGTGGGCTCTGCCTCCTTTGTCCCCGGGCAGCCAGGGTCTCAATGGTGGCTCGCCTCAAGCTCTACCATCTGACATGTGGACTGGTGGTCTACCTGATGGCTACAGTAACGGTGCTTCTGGGCATGTACTCAGTATGGTTCCAGGCCCAGATCAAAGGTGTGGCCTGGTACCTGTGCCTGGCACTGCCCGTCTATCCAGCTCTGGTGATCATGCACCAGATCTCCAGATCCTACTTGCcgaggaagaaaatggaaatgtga
- the CYB561D1 gene encoding probable transmembrane reductase CYB561D1 isoform X1 produces the protein MQTLEVGLVPAPAGEPRLTRWLRRGSGILAHLVALGFSIFLTALSRPGTKTGPLMEDRSEGGRARWVMPEIPALWEADAGGSLEVRSSRPAWPTWSFLLAPCIHGLGGCMRAPPFSQASKPDMRLTGSLLYSQFCLCMAEAILLFSPEHSPFFFCSRKARIRLHWAGQTLAILSAALGLGFIISSRTRSELPHLVSWHSWLGALTLLATGVQALCGLCLLCPRAARVSMVARLKLYHLTCGLVVYLMATVTVLLGMYSVWFQAQIKGVAWYLCLALPVYPALVIMHQISRSYLPRKKMEM, from the exons ATGCAGACCCTGGAGGTAGGTCTGGTTCCCGCTCCAGCTGGGGAGCCGAGACTGACCCGCTGGCTGCGGAGAGGCAGTGGGATCTTGGCGCACCTGGTAGCTTTGGGCTTCAGCATCTTTCTGACAGCGCTGTCCCGGCCAGGAACCA AAACAGGTCCCCTGATGGAGGATAGAAgtgaaggaggccgggcgcggtgggtcatgcctgaaatcccagcactttgggaggccgacgcgggtggatcacttgaggtcaggagttcgagaccagcctggccaacatg GTCTTTTCTCCTGGCACCCTGTATTCATGGCCTTGGCG GATGTATGAGAGCACCTCCTTTTTCTCAGGCCTCCAAGCCAGACATGAGGCTTACTGGCTCTCTCCTATATTCACAGTTCTGCCTCTGCATGGCTGAAGCCATCCTACTCTTCTCACCTGAACACTCCCCGTTCTTCTTCTGCTCCCGAAAAGCACGGATCCGGCTCCACTGGGCAGGGCAGACCCTAGCCATCCTCTCTGCAGCTCTGGGCCTGGGCTTCATCATCTCCAGCAGGACCCGCAGTGAGCTGCCTCATCTGGTGTCCTGGCACAGCTGGTTAGGAGCCCTGACACTGCTGGCCACTGGTGTCCAGGCACTGTGTGGGCTCTGCCTCCTTTGTCCCCGGGCAGCCAGGGTCTCAATGGTGGCTCGCCTCAAGCTCTACCATCTGACATGTGGACTGGTGGTCTACCTGATGGCTACAGTAACGGTGCTTCTGGGCATGTACTCAGTATGGTTCCAGGCCCAGATCAAAGGTGTGGCCTGGTACCTGTGCCTGGCACTGCCCGTCTATCCAGCTCTGGTGATCATGCACCAGATCTCCAGATCCTACTTGCcgaggaagaaaatggaaatgtga
- the CYB561D1 gene encoding probable transmembrane reductase CYB561D1 isoform X4, translating into MQTLEVGLVPAPAGEPRLTRWLRRGSGILAHLVALGFSIFLTALSRPGTKTGPLMEDRSEGGRARWVMPEIPALWEADAGGSLEFCLCMAEAILLFSPEHSPFFFCSRKARIRLHWAGQTLAILSAALGLGFIISSRTRSELPHLVSWHSWLGALTLLATGVQALCGLCLLCPRAARVSMVARLKLYHLTCGLVVYLMATVTVLLGMYSVWFQAQIKGVAWYLCLALPVYPALVIMHQISRSYLPRKKMEM; encoded by the exons ATGCAGACCCTGGAGGTAGGTCTGGTTCCCGCTCCAGCTGGGGAGCCGAGACTGACCCGCTGGCTGCGGAGAGGCAGTGGGATCTTGGCGCACCTGGTAGCTTTGGGCTTCAGCATCTTTCTGACAGCGCTGTCCCGGCCAGGAACCA AAACAGGTCCCCTGATGGAGGATAGAAgtgaaggaggccgggcgcggtgggtcatgcctgaaatcccagcactttgggaggccgacgcgggtggatcacttgag TTCTGCCTCTGCATGGCTGAAGCCATCCTACTCTTCTCACCTGAACACTCCCCGTTCTTCTTCTGCTCCCGAAAAGCACGGATCCGGCTCCACTGGGCAGGGCAGACCCTAGCCATCCTCTCTGCAGCTCTGGGCCTGGGCTTCATCATCTCCAGCAGGACCCGCAGTGAGCTGCCTCATCTGGTGTCCTGGCACAGCTGGTTAGGAGCCCTGACACTGCTGGCCACTGGTGTCCAGGCACTGTGTGGGCTCTGCCTCCTTTGTCCCCGGGCAGCCAGGGTCTCAATGGTGGCTCGCCTCAAGCTCTACCATCTGACATGTGGACTGGTGGTCTACCTGATGGCTACAGTAACGGTGCTTCTGGGCATGTACTCAGTATGGTTCCAGGCCCAGATCAAAGGTGTGGCCTGGTACCTGTGCCTGGCACTGCCCGTCTATCCAGCTCTGGTGATCATGCACCAGATCTCCAGATCCTACTTGCcgaggaagaaaatggaaatgtga
- the CYB561D1 gene encoding probable transmembrane reductase CYB561D1 isoform X10: MQTLEVGLVPAPAGEPRLTRWLRRGSGILAHLVALGFSIFLTALSRPGTKTGPLMEDRSEGGRARWVMPEIPALWEADAGGSLEVFSPGTLYSWPWRSASAWLKPSYSSHLNTPRSSSAPEKHGSGSTGQGRP, from the exons ATGCAGACCCTGGAGGTAGGTCTGGTTCCCGCTCCAGCTGGGGAGCCGAGACTGACCCGCTGGCTGCGGAGAGGCAGTGGGATCTTGGCGCACCTGGTAGCTTTGGGCTTCAGCATCTTTCTGACAGCGCTGTCCCGGCCAGGAACCA AAACAGGTCCCCTGATGGAGGATAGAAgtgaaggaggccgggcgcggtgggtcatgcctgaaatcccagcactttgggaggccgacgcgggtggatcacttgag GTCTTTTCTCCTGGCACCCTGTATTCATGGCCTTGGCG TTCTGCCTCTGCATGGCTGAAGCCATCCTACTCTTCTCACCTGAACACTCCCCGTTCTTCTTCTGCTCCCGAAAAGCACGGATCCGGCTCCACTGGGCAGGGCAGACCCTAG
- the CYB561D1 gene encoding probable transmembrane reductase CYB561D1 isoform X2, with protein sequence MQTLEVGLVPAPAGEPRLTRWLRRGSGILAHLVALGFSIFLTALSRPGTSPLMEDRSEGGRARWVMPEIPALWEADAGGSLEVRSSRPAWPTWSFLLAPCIHGLGGCMRAPPFSQASKPDMRLTGSLLYSQFCLCMAEAILLFSPEHSPFFFCSRKARIRLHWAGQTLAILSAALGLGFIISSRTRSELPHLVSWHSWLGALTLLATGVQALCGLCLLCPRAARVSMVARLKLYHLTCGLVVYLMATVTVLLGMYSVWFQAQIKGVAWYLCLALPVYPALVIMHQISRSYLPRKKMEM encoded by the exons ATGCAGACCCTGGAGGTAGGTCTGGTTCCCGCTCCAGCTGGGGAGCCGAGACTGACCCGCTGGCTGCGGAGAGGCAGTGGGATCTTGGCGCACCTGGTAGCTTTGGGCTTCAGCATCTTTCTGACAGCGCTGTCCCGGCCAGGAACCA GTCCCCTGATGGAGGATAGAAgtgaaggaggccgggcgcggtgggtcatgcctgaaatcccagcactttgggaggccgacgcgggtggatcacttgaggtcaggagttcgagaccagcctggccaacatg GTCTTTTCTCCTGGCACCCTGTATTCATGGCCTTGGCG GATGTATGAGAGCACCTCCTTTTTCTCAGGCCTCCAAGCCAGACATGAGGCTTACTGGCTCTCTCCTATATTCACAGTTCTGCCTCTGCATGGCTGAAGCCATCCTACTCTTCTCACCTGAACACTCCCCGTTCTTCTTCTGCTCCCGAAAAGCACGGATCCGGCTCCACTGGGCAGGGCAGACCCTAGCCATCCTCTCTGCAGCTCTGGGCCTGGGCTTCATCATCTCCAGCAGGACCCGCAGTGAGCTGCCTCATCTGGTGTCCTGGCACAGCTGGTTAGGAGCCCTGACACTGCTGGCCACTGGTGTCCAGGCACTGTGTGGGCTCTGCCTCCTTTGTCCCCGGGCAGCCAGGGTCTCAATGGTGGCTCGCCTCAAGCTCTACCATCTGACATGTGGACTGGTGGTCTACCTGATGGCTACAGTAACGGTGCTTCTGGGCATGTACTCAGTATGGTTCCAGGCCCAGATCAAAGGTGTGGCCTGGTACCTGTGCCTGGCACTGCCCGTCTATCCAGCTCTGGTGATCATGCACCAGATCTCCAGATCCTACTTGCcgaggaagaaaatggaaatgtga
- the CYB561D1 gene encoding probable transmembrane reductase CYB561D1 isoform X3 has product MKVGWELFGPLLPPGSRGSGPLQGTRASPPAPRGRCGPLRRTAGGVPGEEPLLQPPPPPRSQTRKTCSGSWSVRARRPRPCRPWRSFLLAPCIHGLGGCMRAPPFSQASKPDMRLTGSLLYSQFCLCMAEAILLFSPEHSPFFFCSRKARIRLHWAGQTLAILSAALGLGFIISSRTRSELPHLVSWHSWLGALTLLATGVQALCGLCLLCPRAARVSMVARLKLYHLTCGLVVYLMATVTVLLGMYSVWFQAQIKGVAWYLCLALPVYPALVIMHQISRSYLPRKKMEM; this is encoded by the exons aTGAAGGTGGGCTGGGAACTGTTCGGTCCCCTTCTGCCTCCGGGCTCTCGCGGGAGCGGGCCTCTCCAGGGCACTCGCGCTTCCCCCCCAGCGCCCAGAGGGCGCTGTGGGCCACTCCGCCGCACTGCCGGCGGCGTCCCCGGGGAGGAGCCTCTCCtgcagccgccgccgcctccgcgATCGCAAACCCGGAAGACGTGTTCGGGCAGCTGGAGTGTACGGGCCCGCCGGCCACGGCCATGCAGACCCTGGAG GTCTTTTCTCCTGGCACCCTGTATTCATGGCCTTGGCG GATGTATGAGAGCACCTCCTTTTTCTCAGGCCTCCAAGCCAGACATGAGGCTTACTGGCTCTCTCCTATATTCACAGTTCTGCCTCTGCATGGCTGAAGCCATCCTACTCTTCTCACCTGAACACTCCCCGTTCTTCTTCTGCTCCCGAAAAGCACGGATCCGGCTCCACTGGGCAGGGCAGACCCTAGCCATCCTCTCTGCAGCTCTGGGCCTGGGCTTCATCATCTCCAGCAGGACCCGCAGTGAGCTGCCTCATCTGGTGTCCTGGCACAGCTGGTTAGGAGCCCTGACACTGCTGGCCACTGGTGTCCAGGCACTGTGTGGGCTCTGCCTCCTTTGTCCCCGGGCAGCCAGGGTCTCAATGGTGGCTCGCCTCAAGCTCTACCATCTGACATGTGGACTGGTGGTCTACCTGATGGCTACAGTAACGGTGCTTCTGGGCATGTACTCAGTATGGTTCCAGGCCCAGATCAAAGGTGTGGCCTGGTACCTGTGCCTGGCACTGCCCGTCTATCCAGCTCTGGTGATCATGCACCAGATCTCCAGATCCTACTTGCcgaggaagaaaatggaaatgtga